A genomic region of Bosea sp. 124 contains the following coding sequences:
- a CDS encoding peroxiredoxin, producing the protein MALQASLAEGDRAPDFTLGRDGGGTLSLSDFTGRKLVLYAYPKDDTPGCTQEAIAFNGLRKDFAAADTEIVGISPDPVKRHDKFKAKHGLDFALVADEEQNALQDYGIWVEKSMYGRSYMGVERTTFLIDRDGKIARIWRKVKVPGHAEEVLAAAKDL; encoded by the coding sequence ATGGCTTTGCAGGCAAGCTTGGCAGAAGGTGATCGGGCCCCCGATTTCACACTCGGGCGCGACGGGGGCGGCACGCTGTCGCTGTCGGACTTCACGGGCCGCAAGCTCGTGCTTTACGCTTATCCCAAGGACGACACGCCGGGCTGCACGCAGGAGGCCATCGCCTTCAACGGCCTGCGCAAGGACTTCGCCGCGGCGGACACCGAGATCGTCGGAATCTCGCCCGATCCGGTGAAGCGTCACGACAAATTCAAGGCCAAGCACGGGCTCGATTTCGCGCTCGTCGCCGATGAGGAACAGAACGCGCTGCAGGACTATGGCATCTGGGTCGAGAAAAGCATGTATGGGCGCAGCTATATGGGCGTCGAACGGACCACCTTCCTGATCGATCGCGACGGCAAGATCGCGCGGATCTGGCGCAAGGTGAAAGTGCCGGGCCACGCCGAAGAGGTGCTGGCGGCCGCGAAGGATTTGTGA
- a CDS encoding peptidoglycan DD-metalloendopeptidase family protein gives MTHSVSTGPALPVTGLVTQKTYTIRRSTVLAGLAWLALTTAGSGAAGWYILSKDDLAARLIARETTRQYAYEDRIAALRADVDRLASRALLDQDGVEARVDELATRQAELESRQSLVTALADTLQTGGIVTAPKAPLRPRMIKPEEPVRASGVTSFAPIMPTKPTPALDSPVLRGANENQNAPWKSGEAEVQPPAQRVDAALTRLDRAIANTTGAQLAALKEMDETLAESQKRLRGALSETGLDPDRLAAQSSVAKGVGGPFVPFTIDPAAGPFEATLSALQPRISAVMRLRGLVEQLPLAKPMAGDVDFTSNYGYRVDPFTRSPAMHTGVDFRAETGSPIRATAPGKVVTAEYTGGYGNMVEIEHANGITTRYAHMSAILASVGQSVTTGTVVGRVGTTGRSTGPHLHYETRVNDEPVDPTRFLRAGGKLATLR, from the coding sequence ATGACACATTCCGTCTCGACAGGCCCCGCCCTCCCAGTCACCGGGCTGGTCACGCAGAAGACGTATACGATCCGCCGCTCGACTGTGCTGGCCGGCCTGGCATGGCTGGCGCTGACGACCGCAGGCAGCGGCGCGGCGGGCTGGTACATCCTGAGCAAGGACGACCTCGCCGCCCGGCTGATCGCCCGCGAGACCACTCGCCAATATGCCTATGAGGACCGGATTGCCGCGCTGCGCGCCGATGTCGACCGCCTCGCCAGCCGTGCCCTGCTCGACCAGGACGGCGTCGAGGCCCGCGTCGACGAGCTGGCGACACGGCAGGCCGAGCTGGAATCGCGGCAGTCCCTCGTCACCGCGCTCGCCGACACGCTCCAAACCGGCGGCATCGTGACGGCGCCCAAGGCTCCCTTGCGTCCGCGCATGATCAAGCCGGAAGAGCCGGTCCGGGCCTCGGGCGTCACCAGCTTCGCCCCGATCATGCCGACGAAGCCGACGCCTGCGCTCGATTCTCCCGTGCTGCGCGGCGCCAACGAGAACCAGAACGCGCCCTGGAAGTCAGGCGAGGCCGAGGTGCAGCCGCCGGCGCAGCGCGTCGATGCCGCCCTCACCCGTCTCGACCGCGCCATCGCCAACACCACAGGTGCCCAGCTCGCCGCGCTGAAGGAGATGGACGAGACGCTCGCGGAATCGCAGAAGCGCCTGCGCGGCGCCCTCTCCGAGACCGGCCTCGATCCCGACCGTCTCGCCGCCCAGAGCAGCGTCGCCAAGGGTGTCGGCGGCCCCTTCGTTCCCTTCACGATCGATCCCGCGGCCGGCCCCTTCGAGGCGACGCTGAGCGCGCTACAGCCGCGCATCTCGGCGGTGATGCGGCTGCGCGGGCTGGTCGAGCAGTTGCCGCTCGCCAAGCCGATGGCCGGCGACGTCGATTTCACCTCGAACTACGGCTACCGCGTCGATCCGTTCACGCGCAGCCCCGCCATGCATACCGGCGTCGACTTCCGGGCCGAGACCGGCTCGCCGATCCGCGCCACGGCGCCGGGCAAGGTCGTCACGGCGGAATATACCGGCGGCTACGGCAACATGGTCGAGATCGAGCACGCCAACGGCATCACCACGCGTTACGCCCATATGTCGGCGATCCTGGCGTCGGTCGGCCAGAGCGTAACGACCGGGACCGTCGTCGGCCGCGTCGGCACCACGGGGCGCTCGACCGGGCCGCATCTCCATTACGAGACCCGCGTCAACGACGAGCCGGTCGACCCGACCCGCTTCCTGCGCGCCGGCGGCAAGCTCGCGACGTTGCGCTGA